One part of the Paraglaciecola sp. L3A3 genome encodes these proteins:
- a CDS encoding Lrp/AsnC family transcriptional regulator, with the protein MMKLDKYDRLILETIQQQGRISNQELAEAINLSPSPCLRRVRQLEESGMIAGYVALLDARKLGLTLMCFMQISMDKHTPERFKSFERKIAEFSEVLECHLVTGQSADYLLKVIVKDMDDFQQFLLNKLTPIEGVSGVHSSFVLKSPVNTTALPIG; encoded by the coding sequence ATCATGAAATTAGACAAGTATGATCGCTTAATTCTAGAGACTATTCAGCAACAAGGCAGGATCTCAAACCAAGAGTTAGCCGAGGCAATTAACTTATCGCCTTCGCCTTGTTTGCGCCGTGTACGCCAATTAGAAGAATCAGGTATGATAGCGGGTTATGTGGCCTTACTCGATGCCAGAAAACTAGGCTTAACGCTCATGTGTTTTATGCAAATTAGTATGGATAAACACACGCCAGAGCGTTTCAAAAGTTTTGAAAGAAAAATAGCTGAATTTTCTGAAGTATTAGAATGCCACTTAGTGACGGGCCAGTCGGCTGATTATTTATTGAAAGTAATAGTCAAAGACATGGATGATTTTCAGCAATTTTTACTGAATAAACTCACCCCAATCGAAGGTGTCAGTGGGGTACATTCATCTTTTGTGTTGAAGTCCCCAGTTAATACTACAGCTTTACCTATTGGTTGA
- a CDS encoding riboflavin synthase: protein MFTGIIEDVGVIKSLTPTGEDIRLSIDVNKLDMSDVKLGDSIANNGVCLTVVAMSSNGFSADVSHETIKRTGFVAYKAGHKVNLEKALQANSRLGGHIVSGHVDGVGQVLSVTTVGRYVEIWLKAPDELAKYLAEKGSITVDGVSLTVNQVNGAKFLLTLIPHSLQETIIGSYKVGTKVNLEVDVIARYLERLIMGDKAAQEQNDNAKSDISMAFLAENGFLR, encoded by the coding sequence ATGTTTACCGGAATTATTGAAGATGTAGGTGTCATCAAAAGTTTAACCCCTACAGGTGAAGACATTAGGTTGTCGATAGACGTCAACAAATTAGACATGAGCGACGTTAAACTGGGTGACAGTATAGCCAATAACGGTGTGTGTTTAACGGTTGTCGCTATGTCGTCTAACGGTTTTAGTGCTGATGTGTCCCATGAGACAATTAAGCGTACAGGGTTTGTTGCCTATAAAGCCGGTCATAAAGTTAATTTAGAAAAGGCATTGCAAGCTAACAGCCGTTTAGGTGGCCACATAGTCAGTGGTCATGTGGATGGGGTAGGCCAAGTATTGTCGGTGACAACTGTGGGTCGGTATGTTGAAATTTGGCTTAAAGCTCCTGATGAATTAGCTAAATACCTTGCAGAAAAAGGGTCAATTACTGTGGATGGGGTTAGCCTGACAGTGAACCAAGTGAATGGCGCTAAATTTTTGCTGACACTTATTCCCCATAGTTTACAAGAAACCATTATTGGCTCTTATAAAGTGGGCACTAAAGTGAATCTAGAAGTCGATGTAATTGCCCGTTATTTAGAAAGATTAATCATGGGTGACAAAGCAGCACAAGAGCAAAATGATAATGCTAAAAGCGATATTAGTATGGCGTTTTTAGCTGAAAATGGTTTTTTAAGATAA
- the ribD gene encoding bifunctional diaminohydroxyphosphoribosylaminopyrimidine deaminase/5-amino-6-(5-phosphoribosylamino)uracil reductase RibD, translating into MSETKFSKLDHQFMARAIQLAKRGQFTTSPNPNVGCVIADITGNIVGEGWHHKAGTAHAEVHALRQAGELAKGATAYVTLEPCSHQGRTPPCADALIHSQVGRVVIAMEDPNPLVSGEGVQKLKNAGIVTATGLLTSAAEQLNRGFIKRMKTGQPWVTVKLASTLDGKTALQNGLSQWITGPMARQDVQRHRAKSCAILSGSGTVMADNPSLNVRYAELGLSADDLLLGNLRQPLRVILDGRNQLPSSLVCLQSIQKNQAGDVLLINGQVSQHEFAEHVEQWQAPFNNNKLDLPAVMSKLSDMQLNHIWVEAGAKLAGALLQNNLVDELILYQAPKLIGAAGQNLFDILPIESMQEVVDLSITDVRQVGEDIKITALLNKKSVN; encoded by the coding sequence ATGTCAGAGACAAAATTTTCAAAGTTAGACCACCAGTTCATGGCCCGCGCTATTCAGTTGGCTAAACGTGGTCAGTTTACGACCTCGCCTAATCCTAATGTGGGCTGTGTAATAGCAGATATTACTGGCAACATTGTCGGTGAAGGCTGGCATCACAAAGCCGGTACAGCTCATGCAGAAGTACATGCTTTAAGGCAAGCAGGTGAGCTTGCAAAAGGTGCAACCGCTTATGTCACCCTAGAGCCTTGTAGTCATCAAGGGCGAACACCTCCATGTGCTGATGCTTTGATCCATAGTCAAGTTGGCCGAGTGGTGATTGCCATGGAAGATCCTAACCCTTTGGTTTCAGGTGAGGGAGTACAGAAATTAAAAAATGCCGGTATTGTCACTGCAACAGGTTTATTAACCTCTGCTGCTGAACAACTTAATCGGGGTTTTATTAAACGAATGAAAACCGGTCAACCTTGGGTAACAGTCAAATTAGCTTCTACCTTAGACGGTAAAACCGCCTTGCAAAATGGCTTAAGTCAATGGATCACCGGCCCGATGGCCCGCCAAGATGTGCAACGTCATAGAGCAAAAAGCTGCGCTATTTTATCTGGCTCGGGTACTGTGATGGCCGATAACCCCTCACTTAACGTGCGATATGCCGAGTTAGGTTTATCCGCCGATGACTTACTTCTAGGTAATCTGCGCCAACCCCTAAGGGTGATTTTAGATGGCCGTAATCAGTTACCTAGCAGTTTAGTTTGTTTGCAGTCTATACAGAAAAATCAAGCAGGTGATGTGTTATTAATTAATGGCCAAGTAAGTCAACATGAATTTGCAGAGCACGTCGAGCAATGGCAAGCGCCCTTTAATAATAACAAATTGGACTTGCCTGCAGTGATGTCTAAACTCTCAGATATGCAATTAAATCATATTTGGGTTGAGGCAGGAGCTAAGTTAGCAGGTGCTTTGTTACAAAATAATCTGGTTGATGAATTGATTTTGTACCAAGCGCCCAAATTAATAGGGGCAGCCGGTCAAAATCTTTTTGATATTTTACCTATCGAGTCAATGCAAGAGGTGGTGGATTTGTCTATCACCGATGTGAGGCAAGTGGGCGAGGATATTAAAATCACCGCGCTGCTTAACAAGAAGTCAGTTAATTAG
- a CDS encoding ABC transporter substrate-binding protein, translated as MNILIKIIFLFLIYPLSVIAHTSATPKILMPASTANKITLTVATTEHGSSPYNFEENGSRKGLSIDILNYIEKNSKYDFEFIILPWSRAMHFVAEGKIDLMLTLFKSAKREQAYHFIEPSYANEAIQLFTLTDNKFEFNGHLADLTPYIIGVKSGFSYGESFEQANYLTKFSTFTEEVLLKLLLGKRIDFVISNPLHFNKLISNQSIRSKVKGMTPYIAMTPLYIALTKKRKNSLEIKENLEQLTKQLITTPYYQELLNKYQLNFK; from the coding sequence ATGAATATTTTAATTAAAATAATATTTCTTTTTTTAATCTATCCATTGTCGGTAATAGCTCACACCTCTGCCACACCAAAAATTCTAATGCCCGCTTCAACGGCAAATAAAATAACTCTGACTGTTGCCACAACAGAACACGGATCTTCCCCCTACAATTTCGAAGAAAATGGGTCAAGAAAAGGCCTTTCCATTGATATTCTTAATTATATCGAAAAAAATTCAAAGTATGATTTTGAATTTATAATTCTACCTTGGTCGAGAGCTATGCATTTTGTAGCAGAAGGTAAGATTGATCTGATGCTGACTTTGTTTAAATCAGCAAAACGCGAGCAAGCATATCATTTTATTGAGCCGTCATACGCCAACGAAGCCATTCAACTATTTACATTAACAGACAATAAATTCGAATTTAATGGCCACTTAGCAGATTTAACACCATATATAATTGGCGTTAAATCTGGTTTTTCATATGGCGAGTCTTTCGAGCAAGCAAACTACCTGACAAAATTCTCCACCTTTACCGAAGAGGTATTGCTAAAGTTATTACTGGGAAAACGCATTGATTTTGTTATTTCGAATCCGTTACATTTTAATAAGCTGATTTCTAACCAAAGTATAAGGTCTAAGGTTAAGGGAATGACTCCCTATATTGCAATGACCCCACTATATATAGCATTAACAAAGAAAAGAAAAAATTCATTAGAAATAAAAGAGAACCTTGAACAGCTCACAAAACAATTAATTACGACACCTTATTACCAAGAGTTGTTAAATAAATATCAATTAAATTTCAAATGA
- the leuA gene encoding 2-isopropylmalate synthase, translated as MINNPQSKYQAFKGIKLTQRQWPNKTIVNPPIWMSTDLRDGNQALIDPMSIETKLRFFKALVAIGFKQIEVGFPSASEIDYQFVRLLIEGNHIPEDVSIEVLVQARFDLIEKTVDSLRGAKQAILHMYNPLAPTFREIVYKTDKAGVKKIATQGTQWVKQLTANAPEVDWTYQYSPEVFSSTEIRFAKEVCDAVVEIWQPSKANKIIINLPATIEMNTPNTYADQIEWMHIHLKQRQHIILSVHPHNDRGTAVAAAELAIMAGADRVEGCLFGNGERTGNVDLVTLAMNMYTQGVHPELDFSSIDQVRKLVEECNQMPVHPRHPYAGELVFTAFSGSHQDAIKKGLAVQDKQGVWQVPYLPIDPADLGRSYDAVVRVNSQSGKGGVSFLLEQEAGLALPRKLQMEFSRIVQKVNDETGKEATAKAIVALFEQEYFAQTTPIEFISSQMTTILDGRQKVDVKFSYQGNKQNISGVGNGPIDAAVNAISQFIHTPIEVVDYHEHSIGSGSDVAAVCYVELKIDGINCGFGVAKDSNIMTAAIKALFSGVNRQWAETEMQQQA; from the coding sequence ATGATCAATAATCCTCAAAGTAAATATCAAGCCTTTAAAGGGATCAAATTGACTCAACGACAGTGGCCTAACAAGACTATTGTTAACCCACCTATTTGGATGAGTACAGATTTGCGTGATGGAAATCAGGCGCTAATTGATCCAATGTCGATAGAAACCAAATTACGTTTTTTTAAAGCATTAGTGGCGATTGGTTTTAAACAAATTGAAGTGGGGTTTCCATCGGCTTCAGAAATTGACTATCAGTTTGTGCGTTTATTGATCGAAGGTAATCACATACCCGAGGATGTAAGCATAGAAGTTTTAGTGCAAGCTAGATTCGACTTAATTGAAAAAACCGTAGACAGTTTAAGAGGGGCTAAACAAGCCATATTGCATATGTATAATCCCTTAGCGCCGACTTTTCGTGAGATTGTTTATAAAACTGATAAAGCCGGTGTGAAAAAAATTGCTACCCAAGGCACCCAATGGGTTAAACAATTAACAGCTAATGCGCCAGAAGTGGATTGGACTTATCAGTATTCACCAGAAGTGTTTTCTAGTACCGAAATTCGCTTTGCCAAAGAAGTGTGTGATGCTGTGGTAGAAATTTGGCAACCCAGTAAGGCAAATAAGATCATTATTAATTTACCCGCGACAATAGAAATGAATACCCCTAATACTTATGCGGATCAAATTGAATGGATGCATATCCATCTTAAACAAAGACAACACATTATCTTAAGTGTGCACCCTCATAACGATAGAGGCACAGCCGTAGCTGCAGCAGAATTGGCCATTATGGCAGGCGCTGACAGAGTAGAAGGTTGTTTGTTTGGTAATGGTGAACGTACCGGCAATGTGGACTTAGTGACCTTGGCCATGAATATGTACACCCAAGGGGTACATCCTGAATTAGATTTTTCAAGTATTGACCAAGTGCGTAAATTGGTTGAAGAATGTAATCAAATGCCAGTGCATCCACGGCACCCATATGCCGGTGAATTGGTTTTTACTGCTTTTTCTGGCTCCCATCAAGACGCTATTAAAAAAGGCTTAGCGGTACAAGATAAGCAAGGTGTGTGGCAAGTGCCATATTTACCGATTGATCCTGCCGATTTAGGCCGTAGCTACGATGCTGTGGTGAGGGTGAATAGCCAATCAGGTAAGGGCGGGGTTAGCTTTTTATTAGAACAAGAAGCAGGCTTAGCTTTACCTAGAAAATTACAAATGGAGTTCAGCCGCATTGTACAAAAAGTGAATGATGAAACGGGCAAAGAAGCCACAGCTAAAGCAATAGTCGCGTTATTTGAACAAGAGTACTTTGCTCAAACTACGCCTATTGAATTTATCAGTAGCCAGATGACCACCATACTTGATGGTCGACAAAAAGTGGATGTGAAGTTTAGTTATCAAGGTAACAAACAAAATATCAGTGGAGTAGGCAATGGCCCTATTGACGCTGCGGTTAACGCCATTAGCCAGTTTATTCATACCCCAATAGAAGTGGTAGATTACCATGAACATTCTATTGGCAGTGGTTCAGACGTCGCGGCTGTGTGTTATGTAGAGTTAAAAATAGACGGTATTAACTGCGGTTTTGGGGTAGCTAAAGATAGCAATATTATGACTGCAGCAATTAAAGCTTTGTTTTCTGGAGTGAATAGACAGTGGGCAGAGACAGAGATGCAACAGCAGGCTTAA
- a CDS encoding gluconate:H+ symporter: MAIVSVGIAILILILLVTWAKLNPFLAFLITSIIAAIMLDVPLDTIPKTLEQGIGGLLGSLAVIICVGAMFGKLISTSGAAQRISSSLMSMCGDKYITWALMLTGFIVGIPLFYNVGFVLLVPLVFSVVYQTKLPAVYLGIPLLAALSVTHGFLPPHPSPTALVPQFGADLGLTLVYGLIVAIPTMALAGPVFAKTLKNIDSKPLDTFKPQIMEEHELPSALNSFVTSLLPVVLIAGTTALPYIAGEESSALIKFIGNPMVVMLIALVIATYTLGISRGINISKIMDDYSEAIKDIAVILLVIAGAGALKQVFVVSGVSTEIGDALKSIDINPLILGWLIATIIRICLGSATVAGLTAAGIVAPLVLSTDVNPNLMVLAIGAGSLMCSHVNDSGFWMYKGYFNLSLKDTFKSWSLMETIVGVVGIISVLILDQFV, translated from the coding sequence GTGGCAATCGTTTCAGTTGGTATTGCAATACTCATTTTGATTTTGTTAGTGACTTGGGCAAAACTTAATCCTTTTCTGGCATTTTTAATCACTTCTATTATTGCAGCCATCATGCTTGATGTGCCGCTAGACACTATTCCCAAAACTCTCGAGCAAGGAATAGGGGGCTTGTTAGGCTCTCTTGCTGTGATTATTTGTGTAGGTGCTATGTTTGGTAAATTAATCTCAACCAGCGGGGCTGCACAGCGAATTAGTAGTAGTTTAATGAGTATGTGTGGTGATAAATATATTACTTGGGCCTTAATGCTCACGGGCTTTATCGTAGGTATCCCACTCTTTTACAATGTGGGTTTTGTTTTGTTGGTGCCATTGGTGTTTTCTGTGGTGTACCAAACTAAGTTGCCTGCTGTGTACTTAGGTATTCCTTTGTTAGCGGCTTTATCAGTTACTCATGGTTTTTTACCTCCTCATCCTTCACCGACAGCCTTAGTACCACAATTTGGTGCTGATTTAGGTTTAACCCTAGTTTATGGTTTGATTGTAGCTATTCCGACTATGGCTTTAGCTGGGCCTGTGTTTGCTAAAACTTTAAAAAATATCGATAGTAAACCTTTAGATACGTTCAAACCGCAAATCATGGAAGAACATGAATTACCCAGTGCACTGAATAGTTTTGTCACTAGTTTATTACCTGTAGTGTTAATTGCCGGCACCACGGCCTTACCTTATATTGCCGGTGAAGAGTCATCAGCTTTGATTAAATTTATCGGTAACCCCATGGTGGTGATGTTAATTGCACTGGTTATTGCCACTTATACTTTAGGTATATCTCGAGGCATTAACATCAGTAAAATAATGGACGATTATAGCGAGGCAATTAAAGATATTGCGGTGATCTTATTAGTCATTGCTGGGGCAGGGGCTTTGAAGCAGGTTTTTGTCGTCAGTGGCGTGAGTACTGAAATTGGCGATGCGCTTAAAAGTATCGATATTAATCCGTTAATTCTAGGTTGGTTAATTGCCACTATTATTCGTATTTGTTTAGGCTCAGCCACAGTAGCTGGGTTAACCGCAGCGGGTATTGTTGCGCCTTTAGTGTTATCTACAGATGTTAATCCTAACTTAATGGTACTAGCCATTGGTGCCGGTAGTTTGATGTGCTCCCATGTCAATGATTCTGGCTTTTGGATGTATAAAGGTTATTTTAACTTGAGTTTAAAAGATACTTTCAAATCTTGGTCTTTGATGGAAACAATTGTTGGTGTGGTAGGAATTATTAGCGTGTTGATTTTAGATCAATTTGTCTGA
- a CDS encoding alpha/beta hydrolase, translated as MRFGVSILLLLAGLSGCASQVEVDASFTDSEDVMDLYTGNIPGAIESKNLEYVRDSIEVNKFLIDVTFPQLTAYMPAPEAANGTAVIICPGGGYKGVSIYAEGEQIAKRFNKIGVTAFVLKYRTPLDETMQNKSVGPLQDIQQAISVVRQNSQEWNINPNKVGVMGFSAGGHLASSAAVHYNKAVNQTLAGQNLRPDFQVLIYPVISFADGIVHKGSRKNLIGATLDPTLVKHYSNELQVTADTPPAFITHAGDDKAVPVENALVYYQALNDNKVPSQLLILPEGGHGFGLRNSYDWFKDLTQWMDISQLLTE; from the coding sequence ATGAGGTTTGGTGTAAGTATTTTATTGTTATTAGCAGGTCTTTCGGGTTGTGCATCACAAGTTGAAGTGGATGCTAGTTTTACTGATTCAGAGGATGTCATGGATTTATATACAGGCAATATACCAGGCGCGATTGAATCAAAAAATCTGGAGTATGTGCGCGACTCTATTGAAGTAAATAAGTTTTTAATTGATGTCACTTTTCCTCAATTAACAGCTTATATGCCGGCTCCTGAAGCTGCCAATGGCACAGCTGTGATTATTTGTCCTGGTGGCGGTTACAAAGGTGTGTCTATTTATGCTGAAGGTGAACAAATTGCTAAACGTTTTAATAAGATAGGCGTAACAGCTTTTGTTCTTAAATATAGAACACCTTTAGATGAAACTATGCAAAACAAAAGTGTTGGCCCATTACAAGATATTCAACAAGCTATTAGTGTGGTTCGACAAAATAGCCAAGAGTGGAACATCAATCCGAATAAAGTGGGAGTGATGGGCTTTTCAGCTGGTGGACATTTAGCATCATCAGCGGCAGTGCATTACAACAAAGCTGTTAATCAAACATTAGCCGGGCAAAACCTACGTCCAGATTTCCAAGTGTTAATTTATCCTGTTATTAGTTTTGCCGATGGCATTGTGCATAAAGGCTCACGGAAAAACTTAATTGGAGCCACTTTAGATCCTACATTAGTCAAACATTACTCCAATGAGTTACAAGTCACAGCCGACACACCTCCGGCTTTTATTACTCATGCTGGTGATGATAAGGCTGTTCCGGTAGAAAATGCATTAGTCTATTATCAAGCACTGAATGACAACAAAGTACCTAGTCAGCTATTGATATTACCTGAAGGTGGTCATGGTTTTGGATTACGTAACTCATATGATTGGTTCAAAGATTTAACCCAATGGATGGATATTAGTCAGTTATTAACTGAGTAA
- the ribBA gene encoding bifunctional 3,4-dihydroxy-2-butanone-4-phosphate synthase/GTP cyclohydrolase II: MLLNSCEEIIEDIRQGKMVILMDDEDRENEGDLIMAAEHVTPEAINFMVTHARGLVCLPMTAERCRALNLPLMVDNNGAQFSTNFTVSIEAAEGVTTGISAADRAKTVLAAVGKNAQAKDIVQPGHIFPLIGKEGGVLNRAGHTEAGIDLARLAGCEPASAIVEILNEDGSMARRPELEQFAIKHGLKIGTIAALIEYRNLNETTIQQVAKCKLPTEYGEFDLVTYKDVIDNQVHFAMCKGQIKGDEPVLVRVHLQNSLSDLLGSQRSVSRSMGLSEAIKTIAENGGVLVVLGKEEDLLSQVKLFEAEDNGEQPVTPAWQGSSRTVGVGSQILASLGVKKMRLLSKPKKYHALSGYGLEVVEYVEV; encoded by the coding sequence ATGTTACTCAATAGCTGTGAAGAAATAATTGAAGATATTCGTCAAGGTAAAATGGTTATCTTGATGGATGATGAAGATCGCGAAAATGAAGGCGATCTAATCATGGCCGCAGAACATGTTACGCCTGAAGCGATTAATTTTATGGTGACACATGCAAGAGGTTTAGTATGTTTACCTATGACAGCAGAACGCTGTCGCGCACTTAACCTACCTTTGATGGTAGATAACAATGGCGCACAATTTTCCACTAATTTTACTGTTTCTATTGAGGCGGCAGAAGGTGTGACCACAGGTATTTCTGCCGCAGACCGAGCTAAAACAGTATTAGCCGCAGTGGGCAAAAATGCGCAGGCCAAAGATATAGTGCAGCCAGGGCATATTTTTCCCTTAATCGGTAAAGAAGGCGGTGTGTTAAACCGAGCTGGGCATACGGAAGCGGGCATTGATTTAGCCCGTTTAGCTGGTTGTGAACCCGCTTCTGCCATTGTTGAAATTTTAAATGAAGACGGCAGCATGGCTAGACGTCCAGAATTAGAGCAGTTTGCGATTAAACATGGTCTGAAAATAGGTACTATTGCTGCTCTTATTGAATATAGAAACTTAAATGAAACCACTATTCAGCAAGTCGCAAAATGTAAATTACCCACTGAATATGGTGAGTTTGATCTCGTCACTTATAAAGATGTTATCGACAATCAAGTACACTTTGCTATGTGTAAAGGCCAAATCAAAGGTGATGAGCCTGTTTTAGTCAGAGTGCATTTACAAAATTCTTTGAGTGACTTATTGGGCTCTCAACGTTCAGTTTCCCGCAGTATGGGATTATCTGAGGCCATTAAAACCATTGCAGAAAATGGCGGTGTGTTGGTGGTGCTGGGCAAAGAAGAAGATCTGTTGTCGCAAGTGAAATTGTTTGAAGCTGAAGATAATGGCGAGCAGCCAGTGACACCTGCTTGGCAGGGGTCGTCGAGAACAGTCGGCGTTGGTAGTCAAATTTTAGCTAGTTTAGGCGTGAAAAAAATGCGCTTATTAAGTAAACCTAAAAAGTATCATGCCTTATCTGGATACGGTTTAGAGGTGGTTGAGTACGTAGAAGTTTAA
- the thiL gene encoding thiamine-phosphate kinase has protein sequence MKEFNLIEHFFKANSGQRKDVIIGIGDDAAVTHIPQGQALVTTTDTLLSGVHFLPDASAHAVAQKAIAVNLSDLAAMGAEPAWLSLSLSVPHADELWLKDFSTGLQELVDYYSIQLIGGDTVQGPLAITITAQGFVPFEQAITRSGAKPGDLVYVTGTLGDAGLGLAIAKNQQEKVTDSAITAENRDFLLKRLNYPTPRLLTGTMLRRIANSCIDLSDGLISDIKHILTMSHCGATLNLDKLPLSTALSESVDEETAIKYALSAGDDYELLFTVSEEQKGNLETTLASANIQVTCIGQLNGSNGKLDLRKNDQAYTLNIQGYQHF, from the coding sequence GTGAAAGAATTTAATCTGATAGAACATTTTTTCAAAGCCAATAGTGGCCAACGTAAAGATGTGATCATAGGCATCGGTGACGATGCTGCTGTTACCCATATACCTCAAGGCCAAGCATTAGTGACTACCACTGATACTTTGTTAAGTGGTGTACACTTTTTACCTGACGCTAGTGCTCATGCTGTGGCGCAAAAAGCCATTGCCGTCAATTTAAGTGACTTAGCTGCAATGGGAGCAGAACCTGCTTGGTTAAGTTTATCATTGAGCGTGCCCCATGCTGATGAGCTGTGGTTAAAAGATTTTTCTACTGGTCTCCAAGAACTTGTTGATTATTATTCTATTCAATTAATTGGTGGTGATACTGTTCAAGGACCTTTGGCTATCACTATTACCGCTCAAGGTTTTGTGCCTTTTGAACAGGCAATCACCCGCAGTGGCGCTAAACCTGGTGATCTTGTTTATGTGACTGGCACCCTTGGTGATGCAGGATTAGGCTTAGCTATAGCTAAAAACCAGCAAGAAAAAGTGACTGACTCTGCTATCACTGCAGAAAATAGAGACTTTTTACTTAAGCGATTAAATTATCCCACTCCCAGATTGTTAACTGGCACTATGCTTCGTCGTATTGCCAACTCTTGCATTGATCTGTCTGATGGGCTTATTTCTGATATTAAGCATATTCTGACCATGTCTCACTGTGGCGCGACTTTAAATCTTGATAAATTACCATTATCAACTGCTTTATCTGAGTCAGTGGATGAAGAAACCGCGATAAAGTATGCTCTCAGTGCTGGCGATGATTACGAGTTGTTATTTACCGTTAGTGAAGAACAAAAAGGTAATTTGGAAACAACTTTAGCCAGTGCCAATATTCAAGTGACTTGTATTGGTCAATTGAATGGTAGTAACGGAAAACTAGATTTACGTAAAAATGATCAAGCCTATACACTTAATATTCAGGGTTACCAACACTTCTAA
- the nusB gene encoding transcription antitermination factor NusB: MKPKARRLARELAVQAVYSWQMSKNPVEQIELSIVTSNNMQKVDTEYFLELLRAVVKDCAEIDKKVKPYLGRLPEELDPVEKAILRIATYELIARLDVPYKVVINEAIELAKSFGADESHKFVNGVLDKAIKTLRKDELS, from the coding sequence GTGAAACCTAAAGCTCGCCGCCTAGCCAGAGAATTAGCAGTGCAAGCTGTTTATTCTTGGCAAATGTCTAAAAATCCAGTTGAGCAAATTGAATTAAGCATAGTCACTAGTAACAATATGCAAAAAGTAGACACTGAATACTTTTTGGAATTATTACGTGCTGTTGTTAAAGACTGTGCTGAAATTGATAAAAAGGTTAAGCCATATCTTGGCCGCTTGCCTGAAGAACTGGATCCAGTTGAGAAAGCTATTCTCAGAATTGCTACTTATGAACTTATCGCTCGTTTAGATGTACCTTATAAAGTTGTCATTAACGAAGCTATTGAATTAGCTAAGTCTTTTGGTGCTGATGAAAGCCACAAGTTTGTTAATGGTGTGCTGGACAAAGCTATCAAAACCCTGCGTAAAGACGAGTTATCGTAA
- the ribE gene encoding 6,7-dimethyl-8-ribityllumazine synthase → MNIIEGNVRATGKKFALVVARFNSFVVESLVEGAIDALERHGEVNEQDITLVRVPGAYELPIVAKKLAEQNKYDAIIALGAVIRGGTPHFDFVAGECNKGLAQVSLEYGIPVSFGVITTDSIEQAIERSGTKAGNKGAEAAISSLEMVNVIANIEGAE, encoded by the coding sequence ATGAATATTATTGAAGGTAACGTTCGCGCTACAGGTAAAAAATTCGCACTTGTGGTTGCTCGATTTAACAGTTTTGTGGTTGAAAGTTTAGTTGAAGGTGCTATTGATGCACTAGAAAGACACGGTGAAGTTAACGAGCAAGACATTACGCTAGTTCGTGTGCCAGGCGCATATGAGTTGCCTATTGTGGCTAAAAAACTTGCTGAACAAAATAAGTATGATGCAATTATTGCATTAGGTGCCGTGATTCGTGGCGGTACTCCACACTTTGATTTTGTGGCAGGCGAATGTAACAAGGGCTTAGCTCAAGTTTCTCTAGAATACGGAATTCCAGTATCTTTTGGTGTGATTACCACTGACAGTATCGAACAAGCGATTGAGCGTTCTGGTACTAAAGCGGGTAATAAAGGCGCTGAAGCGGCAATTAGTTCACTAGAAATGGTTAACGTTATCGCAAATATTGAAGGGGCAGAGTAG
- a CDS encoding phosphatidylglycerophosphatase A, with the protein MDKQIRQRVSLFNPVHCLALGLGSGLAPKAPGTFGTLAALPLVIVLSLYSSFSFYLIFTLIASVVGIWICGKTADDMQVHDDSSIVWDEVAGMLITMLAVPLSWQTLLAGFVLFRIFDILKPWPISYLDKHVHGGFGIMIDDVLAGIFALTCLHLGLYLRNPFLYFWLIP; encoded by the coding sequence ATGGATAAGCAAATACGTCAACGTGTCAGTCTGTTTAATCCAGTACATTGTTTGGCTTTAGGATTGGGCAGTGGTTTAGCGCCAAAAGCCCCTGGTACATTTGGTACTTTAGCGGCCCTCCCTTTAGTGATTGTTTTATCACTATATAGCAGCTTTAGTTTTTATCTGATCTTTACTTTGATTGCCTCGGTTGTGGGTATTTGGATCTGCGGTAAAACTGCTGATGACATGCAAGTGCACGACGACTCGTCAATTGTGTGGGATGAAGTCGCAGGCATGTTGATCACTATGTTGGCTGTGCCTTTGTCATGGCAAACCTTATTGGCTGGGTTTGTATTATTTAGAATTTTTGACATATTAAAACCTTGGCCTATTAGTTACCTTGATAAACATGTGCATGGTGGTTTTGGGATTATGATTGACGATGTGCTAGCAGGGATATTTGCTCTTACATGTCTACATTTAGGTCTGTATTTGCGTAACCCATTTCTATACTTCTGGTTAATCCCATGA